GGAGGTCAGGTTAACGAAAACGTAGAGCAGGAGCCAGAACACTGCCATCACGGTACTTACGCGATTGTCGTACCGCTGCAGCAGGAACTGCGGCATGGTGTAGATCTTGTTCTTCAGGTAAATGGGCAGGAAGAAAATAGCCACTACCAGCAGGGTGGCCGCGGCCATCCATTCATAGGTGGAGATCGCCAGCCCCATTTTAAAGCCGGAGCCGGACATGCCGATGAACTGTTCCGCGGAAATGTTGGAGGCGATCAGCGACGCACCGATGGCCCACCAGGTAAGGGAACCTTCGGCGAGGAAAAAATCTTTGGTATCAGTTAATGCTTTCTTTTTCCGGTTATAGATATAATATCCATATCCGGCTACAATGATAAAGTAGATGAAAAACACAACGTAGTCCCAGGCGAATAAGCTTGAATTTTGCATGTTAGAGTCAGTGAACGTGGTAAAAAAAATAGTGCGTCAAGATAACAAACTATTTTAAATGTACGAAATACGCATAAAATGTTTCTCACTCGACAATATACGTCACTTTAAATGCAAATGCATGCTTGCAGGGCACTTCCCTCAGCGACAATTTCGGCACTGTAACCTCTATGCCATCTTTCACTTTCCGGTAGGCCAGTGGCTTGTTCAGCCCAAGTATGGAAACGGTGGTGCGGCCGGAGGGCTGAAGGCCTTTGATGAGCAATTTGCCTTCCGGCAATTGTGGCGCGATGGCATATACGGTGCTCCCGTTGCGGGTAAAGAAAAGCTCTTTTACGGCAAATCCCGGCTCGGGGTCTACGGTCTGCTTCAGCAAAGCCTCGCCGCTGACCATTCCGGGAGCGGGCTTCCAGTCCCGGCGGCCTTCAGACCATTGCACATGCTCCTTCCAGCTGCGGGTGTTATAGATGGCTTCACCATTGACATCCAGCCATTTGCCGATCTGCAGCAGGCGCTCCTGCATGATGGGGGGTATCTTCCCGTGGGCATCGGGACCAATATCCAGCAACAGGTTGCCGCCACTGCTCACAATGTCCAGGAGCAGGTAGATGAGGGATTGTGCGCTGTTATAGTCTTCCACATCCTCATTCCGGTTATATCCGAAGGAAAAGCCCATGCCGCGGCATTCTTCCCAGGGGCGGTCATAGGTTTTGCCGACTTCGTACTCGGTGGTATAATACCCGCCGTGCTGCTGGCGCATCCCTTTGCCCCAGCGGTCATTCACGGCTACATGTGCTTTCACGGGCGACTCGTTATACAGCCAGGTGAGGAACTCGCGGGACTTCCACAGCGTATCGCTCTGGTCCCATTCGCCATCCGTCCACACAATATCCGGTTGGTAGTTGTTCACCAGCTCCTTCATTTGCGGGAGCATATGTTCATCTACATATTTATCATATTGTTTGCCGGCATAAAGCGGGTTGTACCATTCGTAGAGGGAATAGTAAAAGCCCATTTTCACATCTGTTTTCTTTACGGCGGTGGTGAGGTCGCCCAGCAGGTCGCGTTTGGCGGCGGCGTCCATGGCATTCCAGGGCCTGCCGAACGCTTTGCTGGCCTCTTTGCTGGGCCACAGCGCAAACCCGTCGTGATGCTTGGAGGTGAGCACTATATATTTGGCGCCGGACTTTTCGAAGAGTTTTGCCCAGGCATCGGGGTCATAATCTTCCGCCTTGAAATGATCGGCAAACTGATAGTAGGAAAAATCCTTGCCCCATACCCTGTTATGATGATCGAACACCGCGGTGGGTGAAGGGTTGTTGTTCCCGAATACGGATCTGGACTGGAGCCAGTACTGATACCATTCGGAATATACCCCTTTGGGAGACCAGGCGGGAACGGCATATACGCCCCAGTGGATGAAGATGCCGAATTTGGCGTTCTCGAACCATGCCGGTACGGGCCTGCTGTCCAGCGACTCCCAGGTGGGTTTATACTGCTGGGCCTGCGCCGTGAGTGGCAGCATCAGCAGGATCAGGCGTTTTAAAAGTTTCATGTGTTAACGTGGTTTATCAGGGAGCTACAATATAGGTATTGCCCCCCGGCGTTGCAAGGGAACGATAATCCAGTATCAGTATTTGACATGATAGTTTAGGCGGAGCGGAGCATCAGCCCGGCCAGTTGCCGCCCGGCCTCCGAACCGATGGCTATCCCCATCCCGCCCATCCTTACGGCCAGGTATATACGATCGGAATGC
This genomic stretch from Chitinophaga sp. XS-30 harbors:
- a CDS encoding alpha-L-fucosidase: MKLLKRLILLMLPLTAQAQQYKPTWESLDSRPVPAWFENAKFGIFIHWGVYAVPAWSPKGVYSEWYQYWLQSRSVFGNNNPSPTAVFDHHNRVWGKDFSYYQFADHFKAEDYDPDAWAKLFEKSGAKYIVLTSKHHDGFALWPSKEASKAFGRPWNAMDAAAKRDLLGDLTTAVKKTDVKMGFYYSLYEWYNPLYAGKQYDKYVDEHMLPQMKELVNNYQPDIVWTDGEWDQSDTLWKSREFLTWLYNESPVKAHVAVNDRWGKGMRQQHGGYYTTEYEVGKTYDRPWEECRGMGFSFGYNRNEDVEDYNSAQSLIYLLLDIVSSGGNLLLDIGPDAHGKIPPIMQERLLQIGKWLDVNGEAIYNTRSWKEHVQWSEGRRDWKPAPGMVSGEALLKQTVDPEPGFAVKELFFTRNGSTVYAIAPQLPEGKLLIKGLQPSGRTTVSILGLNKPLAYRKVKDGIEVTVPKLSLREVPCKHAFAFKVTYIVE